The following coding sequences are from one Cercospora beticola chromosome 4, complete sequence window:
- a CDS encoding uncharacterized protein (antiSMASH:Cluster_13), which produces MRSAGDDPDAKCPVDHRTREAWLQAAKAKKEQPQSSPSAVQPSSIPSPPPARFSLDTLSWNTISDKPVPKAPILRSLSTDREISSIPRAINDTSKLNSAEKAALPTNSEVETGHDTSSGNWIYPSQSQFFEAMKRKGHEANPADMSSIVPIHNAVNERAWTQIQEWEKGWGSERCGGPKLVSFAGDSKKLTPKAYWNMYIMGYAQPFDRHDWVVDRCGKKVDYVIDFYKGKDTGMPLSFFLDVRPKINSWEGVKMRVARTFGLA; this is translated from the coding sequence ATGCGCTCCGCCGGCGACGACCCCGACGCCAAATGCCCCGTCGACCATCGGACACGTGAAGCTTGGCTCCAGGCTGCGAAAGCCAAGAAAGAGCAGCCTCAGTCCTCTCCTTCAGCAGTACAGCCATCTTCCATCCCATCTCCGCCTCCCGCACGCTTCTCTCTTGATACCTTATCATGGAACACTATTTCCGATAAACCTGTGCCAAAAGCTCCTATCCTCCGATCTCTGTCCACCGATCGCGAAATCTCCTCCATTCCGCGTGCGATCAACGATACCTCCAAACTCAACTCCGCCGAGAAAGCCGCTCTTCCTACGAACTCCGAAGTCGAAACAGGCCATGACACCTCCTCCGGAAACTGGATCTACCCCTCGCAATCCCAATTCTTCGAAGCCATGAAACGCAAAGGCCACGAAGCCAACCCAGCCGACATGTCAAGCATCGTGCCCATCCACAATGCAGTGAACGAACGCGCCTGGACACAAATTCAAGAATGGGAAAAGGGTTGGGGGTCAGAGAGATGCGGTGGACCTAAGCTAGTCTCATTCGCAGGAGATAGTAAGAAATTAACGCCGAAGGCTTACTGGAATATGTATATCATGGGATATGCTCAGCCATTTGATCGTCACGATTGGGTCGTCGATAGGTGTGGGAAGAAGGTGGATTATGTTATCGATTTCTACAAGGGCAAAGACACGGGCATGCCGTTGAGCTTTTTCCTGGATGTGAGGCCTAAGATCAACAGCTGGGAGGGCGTCAAGATGCGCGTTGCGAGGACCTTTGGACTGGCTTGA
- a CDS encoding uncharacterized protein (antiSMASH:Cluster_13), with protein MRFTTAAFAAFASAVAVSAQSSQINEDDLPAACQVDPSCVQVVGLAAQCPSLGGNVFEDQSFLQCACTNIDPTLLATCAQCVSTSKDGGDVLELQATCAQLSSASSGAAGGSAAGAGTGAGTGAGTGTGTGAGTGAGAGGSAAGGTAAGSNAQPPTVGGVA; from the exons ATGCGTTTCACAACCGCCGCTTTCGCTGCCTTTGCCAGCGCTGTCGCCGTTTCCGCTCAGTCTTCCCAGATCAACGAAGATGATCTCCCAGCTGCTTGCCAAGTAGATCCTTCTTGTGTGCAGGTTGTTGGACTTGCTGCTCAGTGTCCTTCGCTTG GTGGCAATGTTTTCGAAGACCAAAGCTTCTTGCAGTGCGCTTGCACAAACATTGATCCTACTCTGTTGGCGACTTGTGCGCAGTGTGTGTCGACGAGCaaggatggtggtg ATGTCTTGGAGCTCCAGGCAACTTGCGCGCAGCTGTCTAGCGCGTCTTCGGGTGCTGCAGGAGGCAgtgcagctggagcaggaACTGGAGCAGGAACTGGAGCAGGAACTGGAACTGGCACTGGGGCAGGAactggagcaggagcaggaggcagcgcagcaggagGTACTGCAGCTGGAAGCAACGCACAGCCACCTACAGTCGGAGGAGTTGCTTAA
- a CDS encoding uncharacterized protein (antiSMASH:Cluster_13), translated as MLGILKFQTFLLVVLLFICTCTYIHGVFPAWLDRNKTGPLGTFWRAARIGERLSPYVSLCCAAMAVSILMGG; from the exons ATGCTCGGAATCTTGAAATTCCAGActttcctcctcgtcgtcctgcTGTTCATCTGCACCTGCACATATATCCACGGCGTTTTCCCGGCATGGCTTGATCGCAACAAGACTGG TCCTCTTGGCACATTCTGGCGCGCGGCACGGATAGGCGAGCGATTGAGTCCATACGTCAGCTTATGTTGTGCTGCTATGGCG GTCAGCATCTTGATGGGAGGCTGA
- a CDS encoding uncharacterized protein (MEROPS:MER0033198~antiSMASH:Cluster_13), protein MFVTNLLFQLALACCGFARQIRQQVIVDNVFGRGVSYQGFYYDNFEAFLGIRYAETTGGSNRFKAPIPFQPQSNTVNDAVDPGRPCLQRQFNGTISADCLKLNIWRPKGTTAEAKLPVMVWIHGGGFVEGGKDSSATFPGGLINDSIANGQPIIHASMNYRLGVFGFAQSKYLKDTGNENVGLRDQRLALEWIHDNVAAFGGDPDRIAIHGQSSGAVAVAMQVLAYGGSKPAPFRAAICQSQGPEPGTTGNYTRNAQAAILAYTGCDRFDYDSKEAIDCLRNIYGLDLRDAQNGTACQDTCEGESPKAGSEGNVSSAQETPPCRVCLDGNLGDEWLPVVDGDFVPDVPSQLIAQGRMADVALILGWTAQDGVPFATGNNITAQEFMRHYLPALEPPTVDKVLELYPASDFRPSYRPNGTISLSVEDYRAAQVMRDVAFTCSAVDFAQGLSRIQSAGNQVFLYEFNQTIFTPNLENDGRFGWGVIHSSDIAYVFDNLDIYLKPDSRLKKVNITEVDRSLAHQVSGAWSSFATSLKPSIEGKETLQGWMPAQFADGNLGTYVIGGSSQGPSEEGSSARESVLKERLLERCKFWNQVEVVAQMQY, encoded by the exons ATGTTCGTTACCAACCTGCTGTTTCAGCTTGCACTAGCATGTTGTGGCTTTGCGCGACAGATCCGACAGCAGGTCATAGTCGATAACGTCTTCGGCCGTGGCGTGTCGTACCAGGGattctactacgataatTTCGAAGCTTTTCTCGGCATCAGATATGCTGAAACCACTGGTGGAAGCAATCGCTTCAAGGCTCCCATTCCCTTTCAACCACAGTCGAATACTGTGAACGATGCTGTTGATCCTGGACGGCCCTGTTTGCAGAGACAGTTCAACGGAACGATATCAGCAGACTGCTTGAAGCTGAACATCTGGCGGCCGAAGGGCACGACTGCAGAGGCGAAGTTGCCTGTTATGGTGTGGATTCATGGCG GAGGCTTCGTCGAAGGAGGCAAAGACTCGAGTGCTACGTTTCCTGGGGGCTTGATCAATGACAGTATCGCCAATGGCCAGCCAATCATTCACGCCTCTATGAATTATCGCCTTGGGG TCTTCGGTTTCGCGCAATCGAAATACCTCAAAGATACGGGTAACGAGAACGTCGGTTTGCGAGATCAGCGGCTTGCTCTTGAATGGATACACGACAATGTCGCTGCTTTCGGCGGCGACCCGGACAGGATTGCTATCCACGGACAGTCTTCTGGTGCTGTCGCCGTGGCAATGCAAGTCCTGGCTTACGGCGGCTCGAAGCCTGCTCCTTTTCGTGCCGCCATCTGTCAAAGTCAAGGGCCAGAGCCTGGTACCACGGGAAACTATACAAGGAACGCTCAAGCTGCCATTCTGGCGTACACAGGCTGCGATCGTTTCGACTATGACTCGAAGGAAGCCATCGATTGTCTTCGGAATATCTATGGCCTGGATCTGCGTGATGCGCAGAATGGCACCGCGTGCCAGGATACTTGCGAGGGGGAATCACCGAAAGCTGGGTCCGAAGGAAATGTAAGCTCGGCGCAGGAAACTCCTCCTTGCCGCGTTTGTCTGGATGGGAACCTTGGAGACGAGTGGCTGCCGGTTGTCGACGGCGATTTCGTTCCGGATGTTCCATCTCAGCTGATCGCACAAGGACGCATGGCAGATGTCGCCCTGATTCTAGGCTGGACGGCTCAAGATGGCGTTCCTTTTGCAACTGGCAACAACATTACGGCTCAAGAGTTCATGCGACATTATCTCCCAGCTCTCGAGCCCCCTACCGTTGACAAGGTGCTGGAACTGTACCCTGCCTCTGACTTTCGACCCAGCTATCGACCCAACGGAACCATTTCTTTGTCGGTAGAGGACTATCGTGCTGCTCAAGTCATGCGAGACGTTGCTTTCACGTGCAGTGCGGTCGACTTTGCCCAGGGCTTGTCTAGGATTCAATCTGCTGGCAATCAGGTGTTCTTGTACGAGTTCAATCAGACCATTTTCACGCCCAACCTGGAAAATGATGGAAGATTTGGTTGGGGTGTTATACACTCAAGCGATATCGCATACGTGTTTGATAATCTGGACATTTATCTCAAGCCCGACTCACGTTTGAAGAAGGTGAACATCACTGAGGTGGATCGGTCTCTTGCTCATCAAGTGTCGGGGGCTTGGTCCTCATTCGCTACTTCCTTGAAGCCTTCCATCGAAGGAAAGGAAACATTACAGGGCTGGATGCCTGCTCAGTTTGCCGATGGCAATCTGGGGACTTATGTCATCGGAGGATCGAGCCAGGGGCCGTCAGAAGAGGGGTCTTCAGCCAGGGAGAGTGTGCTGAAAGAGAGGCTGCTCGAGAGGTGTAAGTTCTGGAATCAAGTTGAGGTGGTTGCGCAGATGCAGTATTAG
- a CDS encoding uncharacterized protein (antiSMASH:Cluster_13) translates to MTEPRQRPRAKGAPIFNQNDLSELLYAFGDTPNPLPGTISILDEILSDFIIETCHSAALCASYSRRQKIKVDDFRWVLRKNPALLGRVNEQLFREKYIKTQRRLVDFDAYGKEGAAELADLAEVGGAGEEDLKGGKGAGGKGKGRKKKRKADDEGEGGGKKLKE, encoded by the coding sequence ATGACCGAACCCCGCCAACGCCCCCGCGCAAAAGGCGCCCCAATCTTCAACCAAAACGACCTCAGCGAACTCCTCTACGCCTTCGGGGACACCCCCAACCCCCTCCCTGGCACAATCTCCATCCTCGACGAAATCCTCTCGGACTTCATAATCGAAACCTGCCACAGCGCCGCCTTATGCGCCAGCTACTCCCGCCGACAAAAAATAAAAGTCGACGATTTCCGCTGGGTGTTGCGCAAAAATCCCGCATTACTAGGACGCGTGAATGAGCAGTTGTTCAGGGAGAAGTATATTAAGACGCAGAGACGACTTGTGGATTTTGATGCGTATGGGAAGGAAGGGGCGGCGGAGTTGGCGGATTTGGCGGAGGTTGGTGGAGCTGGAGAGGAGGATCTGAAGGGCGGGAAGGGTGCCGGAGGGAAGGGAAagggaagaaagaagaagaggaaggcggaTGATGAGGGAGAGGGTGGCgggaagaagttgaaggagTAG
- a CDS encoding uncharacterized protein (antiSMASH:Cluster_13) produces MIRPLAGFGHSMGGNVIVNLALLHPRLLSTIVAIEPIIKKGTADMDFIGTYFLTLKKDKWPSRDAAMSSILKSPFYAHWDKRVSGIFRREGLRELPTAVYPDDPSESKDTVTLTTTKHQEALSFARKSFPDSRDQPLSEFTPNRVAHPDLGDERNRGNAFYRPENTMTFEKLPYLRPACLYIYGSKSHFKSSHAKGRKEKTEATGTATGGSGGAAEGKVKELVTNGSHFVPFERPDAIAELAGQWFDQQQEEWHALEAAERKYWEGVPQQQKAMMDGDWMHWVNKIWGKQVSAAGKKRSPGPSSKL; encoded by the coding sequence ATGATCCGTCCGCTTGCAGGATTCGGCCATAGTATGGGCGGCAATGTCATCGTCAACCTGGCGCTACTACACCCACGACTGCTTTCCACGATTGTTGCGATTGAACCTATCATCAAGAAGGGCACTGCGGACATGGACTTCATTGGCACCTATTTCTTAACGTTGAAGAAAGACAAGTGGCCCTCACGAGATGCAGCTATGTCTTCAATACTCAAGAGCCCATTTTATGCACACTGGGACAAAAGAGTGTCCGGCATCTTTCGACGAGAAGGTCTGCGAGAACTCCCAACAGCCGTGTATCCAGACGACCCCTCTGAATCGAAGGACACCGTAACGTTAACTACTACAAAGCATCAAGAAGCATTGTCATTTGCACGGAAATCATTCCCAGATTCGCGCGACCAACCTCTATCCGAATTCACACCAAACCGAGTTGCTCACCCTGACCTGGGTGACGAGAGGAATCGTGGAAACGCTTTTTACAGGCCCGAGAACACGATGACGTTCGAAAAACTCCCATACCTCCGTCCGGCATGTCTCTACATTTACGGCAGTAAATCACATTTCAAGAGCTCTCACGCGAAAGGCAGGAAAGAGAAGACCGAGGCGACAGGAACAGCAACAGGAGGCAGTGGAGGCGCTGCTGAAGGCAAGGTGAAAGAGTTGGTAACGAATGGCTCTCACTTTGTTCCATTCGAGCGTCCAGACGCGATAGCCGAGTTGGCGGGTCAGTGGTTcgatcagcagcaggaagagtGGCATGCTCTTGAGGCGGCTGAGCGCAAGTATTGGGAAGGAGTGCCACAACAACagaaggcgatgatggatGGAGATTGGATGCATTGGGTGAACAAGATCTGGGGCAAGCAGGTTTCTGCAGCAGGAAAGAAACGTTCGCCGGGCCCTTCCTCTAAATTGTAG
- a CDS encoding uncharacterized protein (SMCOG1002:AMP-dependent synthetase and ligase~antiSMASH:Cluster_13) produces the protein MADGQTTLSVPYGRRLMNIVVDERAAAGHQQPFVSIPVSTTPSDGFRDISYAVFANAVNRCAGWLEQQFGRSSNFEPIVYIAAPDLRYHILALAAVKSGHVMFFPSPRNTLDALELLCEDAQATKIISSANPSALVRGVVERRSMHRVEIRPLEEFLDETPVPLRPFSATFEEYRFKTWVLLHTSGSTGNPKVVHIKHGLVSAVDTYRMLQHPTRFVNDRIFVPFPPFHLAGLNYGLPIALWYDATVVLPPVGAPLSAELCHTVHLHGQARHSMLTPSLISELAKNDTWRAQLGHLKSLTYSGGPLSDDVADRLSELTQLTSSLGATEYGGIPQLPKKDGNWQYFKFDTESAGLEFRETEQPGLYEMVFVRGFNEITNLVQAIFVTFPDLEEYHTKDLFTRHPTEPGLWKYEARLDDVIVLSNGEKLNPVQMEGLITTCPAVKGCLVVGQGQFQTALLIERQESSMSFEDCIRQVQPYIDRANKLCPSHGRIAGDKLIFTTAEKPLPRAAKGTIQRARAVAVYREEIQASYTEQAPKNKTTVSGSHIVLDDMSSAEKSIQMYLCHHLELEPSQLQSNDDFFSMGMDSLQVINLVREINTSRGESSREINAMFVYDHPTVEQLALALTTGVCVREYSDLSEDDEVDKRTWQSMDDLFQELRPAGDGSSKRQGFASLLRSKKSPPIYQPDGGMVAWQQVLGSFLINVSNWGLVNSFGVYQAYYETSLLAGSSPSAISWIGTVQGTLLLVVGVVSGPLFDKGYFRTTTILAGIGLVLGMMMLSISTKYYQIMLSQGILVGICSGFLYIPSIALIPLYFKSRRGLAIGLATAGGSVGGVLYPIIFRRLLDDVGFGWATRVIAFISLLTLTVAVLLLKPIGSRSSRQLFDASALVELPYLSFLIAGFLLFAGVLVPYFLVSTYALVDLELSEDLSFYVLAIMNGAQFFGRIIPAILADWLGPELILLGAEVFAAVLGFSWIAVNQVGGYIVWLVAFGFVSGVIVTLPPTVLPYICPNLAVFGTRLGMLYAVAGVGFLISSPVALALNNVSNGFLGSQCWIGACCFVAVVFYSVTAREAWKRRRLYEDNGRNKAPYLLRRSRDRHVDEEKGHK, from the exons ATGGCAGACGGCCAGACGACCTTGTCCGTTCCGTACGGTCGGAGGTTGATGAACATTGTCGTCGATgagagagcagcagcgggtCATCAACAGCCATTTGTCTCCATTCCGGTGTCTACAACACCCAGCGATGGATTCAGAGATATCAGTTACGCGGTCTTCGCGAATGCCGTCAATCGATGTGCAGGCTGGCTAGAACAGCAATTTGGCAGGTCTTCGAACTTTGAGCCAATAGTCTACATTGCTGCACCAGACTTGCGGTATCACATTCTGGCGTTGGCTGCAGTGAAGAGCGGACATGTA ATGTTCTTCCCGTCACCTCGCAACACTCTGGATGCTCTGGAGCTCCTCTGTGAAGATGCCCAGGCAACCAAGATCATATCCTCTGCAAATCCAAGTGCACTTGTACGCGGCGTTGTGGAACGCAGGTCCATGCATCGGGTCGAAATACGTCCCCTGGAAGAATTCCTGGACGAGACTCCAGTACCGCTGCGACCATTCAGTGCGACCTTTGAGGAATATCGGTTCAAGACATGGGTGCTCCTTCACACATCCGGATCCACGGGCAATCCAAAGGTCGTGCACATCAAGCATGGACTCGTCTCGGCCGTCGATACCTATCGCATGCTTCAGCACCCAACACGGTTCGTGAATGATCGAATTTTCGTGCCATTTCCGCCGTTTCATCTCGCTGGTCTCAACTATGGTCTTCCAATCGCCCTGTGGTACGACGCTACGGTGGTCTTGCCTCCAGTAGGAGCTCCTCTAAGCGCCGAACTGTGCCATACTGTTCACCTCCACGGTCAAGCGAGACACAGCATGCTGACTCCCTCCTTGATAAGTGAATTGGCTAAAAATGACACTTGGCGAGCTCAACTAGGGCATTTGAAGAGCTTGACCTACTCTGGCGGACCTCTTTCTGATGATGTAGCTGATCGGTTGTCTGAACTTACACAACTGACCTCGTCGTTGGGTGCGACGGAGTATGGTGGCATACCTCAGCTGCCGAAGAAAGACGGGAATTGGCAATACTTCAAATTCGATACAGAATCAGCAGGGCTGGAATTCCGTGAAACCGAACAGCCTGGACTCTATGAGATGGTTTTTGTACGAGGATTCAATGAGATAACAAATCTGGTTCAAGCCATTTTTGTAACATTTCCTGACTTGGAAGAATATCACACGAAGGATCTCTTCACGAGACATCCCACAGAACCTGGACTGTGGAAGTATGAAGCAAGATTGGACGATGTGATCGTTCTTAGCAACGGGGAGAAGTTGAACCCTGTGCAAATGGAAGGCTTGATCACCACGTGTCCTGCTGTTAAGGGCTGCTTGGTTGTCGGACAAGGGCAGTTCCAGACCGCATTGCTGATTGAAAGGCAAGAATCCTCCATGTCCTTTGAGGATTGTATTCGCCAAGTCCAGCCGTACATCGATCGAGCCAACAAGCTTTGCCCGTCTCACGGACGCATTGCAGGAGATAAATTGATTTTCACAACGGCTGAGAAACCACTACCACGGGCGGCGAAGGGAACGATTCAGCGCGCTCGTGCTGTCGCCGTCTATCGGGAGGAGATACAGGCCAGCTATACAGAGCAGGCTCCGAAGAACAAAACAACAGTCTCCGGCTCGCATATTGTTCTTGATGATATGTCAAGCGCCGAAAAGTCGATCCAAATGTACCTTTGTCATCACCTAGAGCTGGAACCGAGCCAATTGCAGAGCAATGACGATTTCTTCTCGATGGGTATGGACTCCCTCCAGGTCATCAACCTTGTGCGTGAGATCAACACGTCTCGTGGGGAAAGTTCTCGTGAGATCAATGCTATGTTCGTGTATGATCATCCGACGGTGGAACAGCTGGCACTCGCTTTGACCACTGGAGTTTGTGTGAGAGAATACTCCGACTTgagtgaggatgatgaggtggACAAGCGAACATGGCAATCTATGGATGACCTTTTCCAGGAGCTCCGACCTGCAGGTGATGGCAGTAGCAAGCGACAGGGCTTCGCTAGTCTTCTCCGATCTAAGAAGAGTCCACCCATATATCAGCCTGATGGTGGAATGGTGGCCTGGCAACAAGTACTCGGGTCTTTTCTCATCAATGTAAGCAATTGGGGCCTCGTCAACAGCTTTGGCGTATACCAGGCGTACTACGAGACAAGTCTTCTGGCAGGTAGCTCTCCATCGGCAATCTCTTGGATCGGGACTGTGCAGGGCACGCTTTTGCTTGTAGTGGGCGTTGTCTCTGGTCCGTTGTTCGACAAGGGCTACTTTCGGACGACAACGATACTTGCTGGAATCGGTCTGGTACTCGGAATGATGATGCTTAGCATTTCAACCAAGTATTACCAGATCATGCTCTCTCAGGGAATTCTGGTCGGCATCTGTTCGGGTTTCCTTTACATTCCGAGTATCGCTCTGATACCCCTGTACTTCAAGTCTCGCCGCGGCCTGGCAATTGGACTCGCGACCGCAGGCGGCTCAGTGGGTGGAGTACTTTATCCCATAATCTTTCGACGGCTCTTGGACGATGTCGGATTTGGCTGGGCCACCCGGGTGATTGCTTTCATCTCGCTCCTGACGCTCACTGTAGCGGTCTTGCTTCTGAAGCCCATCGGATCGCGGTCTAGTCGACAGCTGTTCGATGCATCTGCACTAGTAGAATTGCCCTACCTGAGCTTCCTGATAGCTGGATTCTTGCTATTCGCAGGAGTTCTCGTGCCTTACTTCCTGGTCAGCACATATGCGCTCGTTGATCTAGAATTGTCCGAGGACTTGTCATTCTACGTTCTGGCAATCATGAACGGCGCACAGTTCTTCGGTCGTATTATTCCTGCAATCCTCGCCGACTGGCTGGGACCTGAGTTGATTTTACTTGGTGCTGAGGTCTTCGCAGCAGTCTTGGGCTTCTCGTGGATAGCTGTCAACCAAGTCGGCGGCTACATTGTTTGGCTTGTGGCATTTGGATTTGTGTCTGGGGTTATCGTCACATTGCCACCAACTGTCCTACCGTACATCTGCCCGAACTTGGCTGTGTTTGGAACAAGACTTGGCATGTTGTATGCGGTCGCAGGAGTGGGATTTCTGATCAGCAGTCCTGTCGCTTTGGCGCTCAACAACGTCTCGAACGGCTTTTTGGGATCGCAGTGCTGGATCGGTGCTTGCTGCTTCGTAGCCGTGGTGTTCTATTCTGTGACCGCACGAGAGGCTTGGAAGCGGAGGAGATTGTATGAGGATAATGGGAGGAACAAGGCTCCGTATCTATTGCGAAGATCCAGAGACAGGCATGTCGACGAAGAGAAGGGGCATAAATAG
- the MVD1 gene encoding diphosphomevalonate decarboxylase (BUSCO:EOG09263BG5~antiSMASH:Cluster_13) — MAANDEVYRASTFAPVNIAIIKYWGKRDTKLNLPTNGSISVTLSQDDLRTHTTAGCSAALTDDSLTLNNAPQDISGARTQACLRELRSLRKELEDADSSLPKLSELKLKIVSENNFPTAAGLASSAAGFAALVRAIANLYELPTSPTDLSRIARQGSGSACRSLMGGYVAWQKGEQPDGSDSVAYEVASASHWPDMRALILVASAEKKDVSSTAGMQQTVASSALFQHRADEVVPKRMKAMEKAIHNRDFESFAKLTTKDSNNFHATCLDTDPPIFYMNDTSRAAVRMCEYINASHPEEKQYCAYTFDAGPNAVVYYLAEHEDIVAGTFKSIVGDKTGWEGARGQKIKATPLPEGAEVAAEKLNSGISRVILTSVGDGPRKTDKHLA, encoded by the exons ATGGCAGCAAACGACGAAGTATACCGAGCCTCGACCTTTGCGCCGGTCAACATTGCCATTATCAA ATACTGGGGGAAGCGAGATACCAAA CTCAACTTGCCCACCAACGGCTCCATCTCCGTCACGCTGTCCCAAGACGACCTGCGCACGCACACCACCGCCGGGTGCAGTGCCGCCCTCACCGACGACTCCCTGACGCTGAACAACGCTCCGCAGGACATCTCGGGAGCTCGTACGCAGGCATGTCTGCGTGAGCTGCGGTCACTGCGAaaagagctggaagatgcCGATTCATCGCTGCCCAAGCTGTCGGAGTTGAAGCTCAAGATCGTCAGCGAGAACAACTTCCCCACCGCTGCCGGTCTTGCTTCCTCTGCCGCTGGCTTTGCTGCTCTGGTGCGTGCCATCGCGAACCTGTACGAGCTGCCAACGTCGCCTACCGATCTCTCGCGCATTGCACGACAGGGCTCTGGCTCAGCATGCCGCAGTCTCATGGGCGGATACGTGGCATGGCAGAAAGGGGAGCAGCCAGATGGAAGTGACAGTGTGGCATATGAAGTCGCCTCGGCCTCTCACTGGCCCGACATGCGAGCACTCATCCTCGTAGCCTctgctgagaagaaggacgtcAGCTCCACTGCCGGCATGCAGCAGACAGTTGCCAGCTCTGCCCTCTTCCAGCACCGCGCAGACGAAGTCGTGCCAAAGAGGATGAAGGCCATGGAGAAGGCCATCCACAACAGAGACTTTGAGAGCTTCGCAAAGCTCACCACCAAGGACTCCAACAACTTCCATGCCACCTGCCTGGATACCGATCCACCGATCTTCTACATGAACGATACGAGCCGAGCTGCTGTGCGCATGTGCGAGTACATCAATGCCAGCCACCCAGAGGAGAAGCAATACTGTGCATACACCTTTGATGCAGGCCCGAATGCTGTCGTGTACTACCTCGCCGAGCACGAGGACATCGTCGCGGGTACTTTCAAGAGCATTGTTGGAGACAAGACTGGCTGGGAAGGTGCAAGAGGGCAGAAGATCAAGGCAACACCGCTTCCGGAGGGCGCGGAAGTCGCGGCAGAGAAGCTGAACAGTGGCATCTCGCGTGTCATTTTGACCAGTGTCGGCGATGGTCCGCGCAAGACGGACAAGCACCTTGCGTAG
- a CDS encoding uncharacterized protein (antiSMASH:Cluster_13): MVNLLAYGLAAALTCQQALAVPTNKYYNPKTNYPTCKNRKSQVANFDDLQGIPGNLLNPIPSGYQGLLYQGFSFSTVIATGTGLQPGVAPHSGTNYAAANLVTQLQGTPTITTFFPGSQTKSFDLESFYFGCATMLGQGAAAIPAACNIQVTGYQGSDNSVSNAKQICSRQFQYNPTTALGTVEQAFSGKINGCKDLSFAIVTFSPPGGLAVTSPLLAVVLDDIKYSTCSK, translated from the exons ATGGTCAACCTCCTCGCCTACGGCCTTGCCGCTGCGCTCACATGCCAGCAAGCCCTCGCAGTTCCCACCAACAAGTACTACAACCCAAAGACCAACTACCCAACCTGCAAGAACCGTAAATCGCAAGTCGCAAAC TTCGATGATCTCCAGGGAATTCCAGGCAACTTGCTGAACCCCATTCCATCTGGGTACCAGGGTCTGCTCTACCAAGGTTTCTCCTTTTCAACTGTCATTGCTACTGGCACTGGCCTCCAGCCAGGTGTTGCACCACACTCTGGCACAAA CTACGCTGCCGCCAACCTCGTCACTCAACTCCAAGGAACACCAACCATCACCACATTCTTCCCAGGAAGTCAAACGAAATCCTTCGACCTCGAGAGCTTCTACTTCGGATGTGCTACCATGCTCGGTCAGGGTGCTGCAGCTATCCCTGCCGCATGCAACATCCAAGTCACTGGTTACCAAGGAAGCGACAACTCGGTCAGCAATGCTAAGCAGATCTGCTCGAGACAATTCCAATACAACCCAACAACCGCGCTCGGCACTGTCGAGCAGGCTTTCAGCGGCAAGATCAATGGCTGCAAAGACCTCTCCTTCGCGATTGTCACCTTCTCGCCTCCAGGGGGCTTGGCTGTTACCTCCCCTCTGCTGGCTGTTGTCCTTGATGACATCAAGTACTCCACTTGCAGCAAGTAA